A window of the Pongo abelii isolate AG06213 chromosome 10, NHGRI_mPonAbe1-v2.0_pri, whole genome shotgun sequence genome harbors these coding sequences:
- the LOC100453954 gene encoding homeobox protein NANOG-like has product MSSAEIPHTETVSPLPSSMDLLIQDSPDSSTSPKGKQPTAAEKSATKKEDKVLVKKQKTRTVFSSTQLCVLNDRFQRQKYLSLQQTQELSNILNLSYKQVKTWFQNQRMKSKRWQKNNWRKNSNGVTQKASAPTYPSLYSSYQQGCLVNLTGNLPMWSNQTWSNSSWSNQTQNIQSWSNHSWNTQTWCTQSWNNQAWNSPFYNCGEESLQSCMQFQPNSPASDLEAALEAAGEGLNVIQQTARYFSTPQTVDLFLNYSMNMQPEDV; this is encoded by the exons tctctcctcttccttcctccatgGATCTGCTTATTCAGGACAGCCCTGATTCTTCCACCAGTCCCAAAGGCAAACAACCCACTGCTGCAGAGAAGAGTGCCACAAAAAAGGAAGACAAGGTCCTGGTCAAGAAACAGAAGACTAGAACTGTGTTCTCTTCCACCCAGCTGTGTGTACTCAATGATAGATTTCAGAGACAGAAATATCTCAGCCTCCAGCAGACGCAAGAACTCTCCAACATCCTGAACCTCAGCTACAAACAG GTGAAGACCTGGTTCCAGAACCAGAGAATGAAATCTAAGAGGTGGCAGAAAAACAACTGGCGGAAGAATAGCAATGGTGTGACTCAG aAAGCCTCAGCACCTACCTACCCCAGCCTCTACTCTTCCTACCAACAGGGATGCCTGGTGAACCTGACTGGGAACCTTCCAATGTGGAGCAACCAGACCTGGAGCAATTCATCCTGGAGCAACCAGACCCAGAACATCCAGTCCTGGAGCAACCACTCCTGGAACACTCAGACCTGGTGCACCCAATCCTGGAACAATCAGGCCTGGAACAGTCCCTTCTATAACTGTGGAGAGGAATCTCTGCAGTCCTGCATGCAGTTCCAGCCAAATTCTCCTGCCAGTGACTTGGAGGCTGCCTTGGAAGCTGCTGGGGAAGGCCTTAATGTAATACAGCAGACCGCTAGGTATTTTAGTACTCCACAAACCGTGGATTTATTCCTAAACTACTCCATGAACATGCAACCTGAAGACGTGTGA